The following proteins are encoded in a genomic region of Hirundo rustica isolate bHirRus1 chromosome 3, bHirRus1.pri.v3, whole genome shotgun sequence:
- the HEATR1 gene encoding HEAT repeat-containing protein 1 translates to MTSLAEQLKRLALPQNDPSLLDRSEVASLLFTCKEAATIDRDTFFAIGCTGLEELMGIDPSFEEFQTSLFSSTSKALERSVQTKAVNQQLDKNISLFLIHLSPYFMLKPAQKCLEWLIHRFHIHLYNQDSLIGCVLPYHETNLFVRVIQLLDIKSPTHKWHWMDPIRKPGVPLARGTVITHCYKDLDFMDFICRLVAKSVKVFSECPGNSAQLRVLLVFYASTIVSALGAAEKITDTMVSLLLPYVQKGLKSSVQDYRAATYMIICQMTVKVTVETSLVHSLMVQISKTLFKVPSLVRDGLACLNLLLQTQNGDKLGKKPFNYLCKAPELVTLLQSLSTGYDISPLLQYLLPHLVHTIVKSDTEEQEESEETENDIYIEHLQVIIESIPLEKDLDSLLASKFLEEFISRGTEIESNPTKMAALNQKILPLVRLLERKYPKALDSVLEKHLEDCTDEAAQNLFHQFISLSLSCGKYKFLEDSDTSLLLSLNHPQPAVRVLALQHLKNVIETSKEGFDQAFIEEAIFGRLKDDNRDVVMSALSSLEIMVQIFREQVNPEVVVSSLLNIFQKDDLSKDGKWYKVLERAVKILVKEEILKEKKELLDAAVMQLLPFMIITNANSKSSDWKMAVCLSESDLCSLHPLLKGWPEALGDAIKSTKSAELVGVANEKIILLLSGNLTSGDPSSLLQMVDDLILVAETESDSVRQKVTTHIIGSALVQCCCNTQMKENYFPVALRVFCFLDKKIQNLRTCEPAEETPLNWSVETAEEILVPKDLLSAYIEKLNSDETAHAEESAMVLFLLKNFINGLKAPLSFSEEESWWNPESLHQDSKDYLHLLLGLFDLLVSGASEGSNALQYRALMNLLFKVHLKDSEFLFKFLSILWTYSYNLSNQLNYEVSAMLQTQALYIGYALLESQTNQKKKQLLSPSSPVVISLLINLGSPVSEVRRAALNCLHSLRGVKESLFHPVLQHLEQKTEEIVSDPTYIAQIMGTLFEELETQPKQKSQKKKLLEALENILDCVQSPIFPSYIARNLMKILHEIHGEMVLSHLLPALDRLLEKVFNKPEAMLKDEVILLHLILGKFNEYSATLLCKNQQSLDLFIKSLHASKKIYEEIPPFQITALGQITKPFFAAVSDGMVQQKLLKVLFDLLLNCKNPLCAQTISSVFKGITVCAEQIVRELEPPEKSKSLATVQQTRRQKMQQQRKPQDAELAPEARPFSWQRVMLILELLQHKKKLRRPQALVPALFNLLSRCLEPMASEEENMEYTKQLILSCLLNICQKLSPDGSKVPADILDKEKFNVELIVQCIRISKMPQTHHHALLLLGAVAGMFPDKVLHNIMPIFTFMGANVLRLDDTYTFQVINKTVQMVIPALIQAEDSDLSESSGSVEEVVIKIIRVFVDALPHVPEHRRLPILSQLITTVGGDKFLWVLLVLLFEQYVTKTVTATSSTEKDAVLEADTEFWISICCEFNVRSQFQSVMKIIQYLTELPENKEDDPETKKLRTCKTKPKNQDGQLFNVESHSDKQLRHFKFLSVSFMSQLLSSQSFVKKIVEYEETEELQDLEQRLLEEVLHYINTVASSVEGNVDKPTAKFWRVLLSKCYDMLDKVNALLPTETFIPVIGGLMVNQLPSVRRKAMDLLNNKVQQRTKWQKSQILQLLELVPELIAIVKCRRKEEEEEQAINRQTALFSLKLLCKGFGTENPAPFVPVLKTAIDLISSEKEEKNVMGSALLCIAEVTCTLKAQAIPQLPRLMPALLKTLKSKKELVSNEIYLLSAVTALLKVAETLPHFLSPYLLECLLQVVRLEKIVAEFGPTSQISVRVAALKTILATRLAPRILLPAVTKCYSEVLHTRKNCLGPLMNILKEHISGMEKEHLISHQPELTAFFMKVLDFRTEHAEDDLEEVGKIEAHIIDCLISMVMKLSEASFRPLFFKLFDWSKTETTLRDRLLTFHRIADCIADKLKGLFTLFAGHLVKPFAETLNQVNISKTDEAFFDSDNNTEKSCLLLQFTMDCLHKLFLFDTQKFLSKERAETLMQPLVDQLENVLGGDEKFQERVTAHLIPCIAQFSVAMADDSLWKPLNYQILLKTRHSSPKVRFAALLALIEVAQKLKENYLVLLPESIPFLAELMEDECEEVEQQCQKTIQQLEVILGEPLQSYF, encoded by the exons ATTCCACATTCATCTCTACAATCAAGACAGTTTGATTGGTTGTGTTCTGCCATATCATGAGACTAATCTATTTGTGAGAGTTATTCAACTTTTAGATATAAAAAGCCCAACTCATAAGTGGCATTGGATGGATCCAATACGG AAACCTGGAGTTCCACTGGCAAGGGGTACTGTCATTACACACTGCTACAAAGACCTGGATTTCATGGATTTCATCTGCAGGCTGGTGGCAAAATCTGtgaag GTCTTTTCAGAGTGTCCTGGCAACTCAGCTCAACTGAGAGTTCTCCTTGTGTTTTATGCTTCTACCATTGTGTCGGCTCTTGGAGCTGCAGAGAAGATTACAGACACTATggtctctctgctgctcccttaTGTCCAAAAG GGCTTGAAATCCTCTGTACAGGATTACAGAGCTGCAACATACATGATAATCTGCCAGATGACAGTAAAAGTGACAGTGGAGACTTCCTTGGTGCATTCCTTGATGGTACAGATAAGCAAGACATTATTTAAAGTGCCCTCATTAGTCAGGGATGGGCTGGCTTGCTTGAACCTACTTCTGCAAACTCAGAACGGAGATAAACTTGGGAAAAA GCCGTTCAATTATCTGTGCAAAGCCCCAGAACTGGTAACACTTCTGCAAAGCCTGTCAACAGGCTATGAtatctctcctctcctccaatACCTGTTGCCTCACCTTGTTCACACCATCGTGAAAAGTGATACGG AGGAGCAAGAAGAATCTGAGGAGACAGAAAATGACATTTACATCGAGCATCTTCAAGTTATTATTGAGAGTATACCACTGGAAAAGGATTTAGATTCCCTGTTGGCTTC CAAGTTTCTTGAAGAGTTTATCTCCCGTGGTACAGAGATTGAATCTAATCCCACCAAAATGGCTGCACTCAATCAAAAGATCCTTCCTCTTGTCAGACTTCTCGAGAGAAA GTATCCTAAAGCCTTAGACTCTGTTTTGGAGAAGCACCTGGAAGATTGCACAGATGAAGCTGCCCAAAATCTTTTTCatcaatttatttctctttcattaagCTGTGGCAAGTACAAG tttctggAAGACTCTGATACCTCCCTTCTGCTTAGTTTGAATCATCCTCAGCCTGCTGTACGGGTCCTGGCTCttcagcatttgaaaaatgttattGAAACTTCAAAG gaaggcTTTGATCAGGCTTTCATAGAAGAAGCAATTTTTGGACGGCTCAAGGATGACAACAGAGATGTTGTGATGTCTGCTCTCAGTTCTTTGGAG ATTATGGTTCAGATTTTCAGGGAACAAGTCAATCCAGAAGTAGTAGTATCAAGTCTTTTGAACATTTTCCAGAAAGATGATCTTTCAAAGGATGGAAAATG GTACAAGGTTTTGGAGAGAGCAGTAAAAATTTTAGTCAAAGAGGAgattctgaaagaaaagaaagaactgcTAGATGCAGCAGTAATGCAGTTGTTGCCTTTTATGATAATCACTAATGCAAATTCCAAATCTTCAGATTGGAAAATGGCTGTTTGTTTGTCAGAGTCTGATCTCTGCTCCTTGCATCCTTTACTGAAGGGCTGGCCAGAAG CTCTTGGAGATGCAATTAAATCTACCAAGTCTGCAGAGTTGGTTGGAGTAGCCaatgagaaaattattctgcttctttctgGAAACTTGACTTCAGGGGACCCTTCCTCACTATTGCAAATG GTTGATGACCTGATACTCGTTGCTGAAACAGAATCTGACAGTGTGAGACAGAAAGTAACTACTCACATAATTGGTTCAGCGCTTGTTCAGTGCTGCTGCAATACACAGatgaaggaaaattattttccagtggCTCTCAGAGTCTTCTGCTTCTTggataaaaaaattcaaaatctcAGAACTTGTGAACCTGCAGAG GAAACTCCTCTAAATTGGTCTGTtgaaacagcagaggaaatttTGGTGCCTAAAGACTTGTTAAGTGCATATATAGAAAAGCTCAATAGTGATGAGACTGCTCATGCAGAGGAGTCAGCTATGGTCCTGTTCTTGTTGAAAAACTTCATTAATGGCCTAAAAGCTCCCCTGTCCTTTTCAGAAG AGGAATCTTGGTGGAATCCTGAATCTCTGCATCAAGATAGCAAAGACTACCTGCACCTCCTTTTGGGGCTGTTTGACCTGCTTGTCAGTGGAGCTAGTGAGGGAAGCAATGCTCTTCAGTACAGAGCATTGATGAATCTCTTATTCAAG GTACATCTAAAAGATTCAGAGTTTCTCTTCAAATTCCTTTCCATTTTATGGACTTACAGTTATAACCTTTCAAATCAACTGAACTATGAAGTTAGTGCAATGCTACAGACTCAGGCTCTGTATATTGGCTATGCACTGCTTGAAtcacaaacaaaccagaaaaagaaacaactgcTATCACCATCATCTCCGG TGGTGATATCTTTGCTAATTAACTTGGGTAGTCCTGTGAGTGAAGTTCGAAGGGCTGCTCTCAACTGCCTCCATTCCTTGAGAGGAGTAAAGGAGTCTCTATTCCATCCTGTCCTTCAGCATTTGGAACAAAAGACAGAAGAGATTGTGTCTGACCCTACATACATAGcacag ATTATGGGAACTCTATTTGAGGAGCTTGAGACACAGCCAAAACAGaaatctcagaagaaaaaattgttgGAAGCTTTGGAAAACATACTTGATTGCGTACAGAGCCCCATTTTCCCATCATATATTGCaagaaatttaatgaaaattcttCATGAAATCCATGGTGAA ATGGTTCTCTCTCACCTCTTGCCTGCACTAGACCGTTTGCTAGAGAAAGTCTTTAACAAACCTGAGGCAATGTTAAAAGATGAAGTCATTCTCCTGCATCTAATCCTTGGAAAGTTTAATGAATATTCAGCAACCCTCCTGTGCAAGAATCAGCAGAGTCTGGATTTATTCATCAAAAGTCTGCATGCTTCCAAGAAAATATATGAAGAAATTCCACCATTTCAGATCACAGCACTTGGGCAG ATTACCAAGCCATTCTTTGCAGCTGTGTCAGATGGGATGGTGCAACAGAAGCTACTAAAAGTATTGTTTGACTTACTCTTGAACTGTAAGAACCCCCTTTGTGCCCAGACAATCAGCAGTGTATTTAAAGGG ATTACAGTGTGTGCTGAGCAGATTGTCAGAGAACTGGAGCCtcctgagaaaagcaaaagtcTGGCCACTGTTCAACAGACTAGAAGGCAGAAAATGCAGCAACAGAG AAAGCCTCAAGATGCAGAATTGGCACCAGAAGCGAGGCCCTTCAGCTGGCAGAGGGTGATGCTTATTCTGGAGTTGCTGCAGCATAAGAAGAAGCTTCGGCGGCCGCAGGCGTTGGTACCTGCACTTTTCAACCTTCTGAGCAG GTGTCTGGAACCCATGGcatcagaagaagaaaatatggaaTATACAAAGCAGCTGATCCTGAGCTGCCTGCTGAACATCTGTCAGAAATTGTCACCAGATGGTAGCAAGGTCCCAGCAG ATATCCTGGACAAAGAAAAATTCAACGTGGAACTGATAGTTCAGTGCATCAGGATTTCTAAAATGCCCCAGACCCACCACcatgctctgctgctccttggtGCTGTGGCTGGCATGTTTCCT GATAAAGTTCTTCATAACATTATGCCCATTTTTACATTCATGGGAGCAAATGTCTTGCGTCTGGATGATACCTACACTTTCCAAGTAATTAACAAGACAGTGCAGATGGTTATTCCTGCTCTTATACAG GCTGAAGACAGTGACCTGTCAGAGTCCTCAGGAAGCGTGGAGGAGGTGGTGATCAAGATCATTCGTGTGTTTGTGGATGCCCTGCCCCACGTGCCGGAGCACCGGCGCCTGcccatcctgtcccagctcATCACTACGGTGGGAGGAGACAAATTCCTCTGGgttctcctggtgctgctctttGAGCAGTATGTGACCAAAACTGTGACAGCCACATCAAGCACAGAGAAG GATGCTGTTCTGGAAGCAGACACTGAATTTTGGATTTCCATCTGCTGTGAATTTAACGTGCGCTCACAGTTCCAGAGCGTGATGAAAATAATCCAGTACCTGACAGAGCTGCCAGAGAACAAAGAAG ATGATCCTGAGACAAAAAAGTTAAGAACATGCAAGACAAAGCCGAAAAATCAGGATGGGCAGCTCTTTAATGTGGAGTCTCACTCTGACAAACAACTCCGGCATTTCAAATTCTTGTCAGTCTCCTTCATGTCACAACTTCTGTCCTCTCAAAGTTTTGTGAAAAAG ATAGTTGAAtatgaagaaacagaagagctgCAGGACTTGGAACAGAG GCTGTTAGAAGAAGTTCTTCACTATATAAACACTGTGGCATCTTCAGTGGAAGGAAATGTGGACAAGCCAACAGCCAAATTCTGGAGGGTTCTGCTTAGCAAGTGCTATGATATGCTGGATAAA gTCAATGCCTTACTGCCAACAGAAACCTTCATCCCTGTAATTGGGGGACTGATGGTGAATCAGCTGCCGTCGGTGAGACGCAAGGCCATGGACCTCCTGAACAACAAGGTGCAGCAGCGCACCAAGTGGCAGAAGAGCCAG ATCCTGCAGCTCTTAGAGCTGGTTCCTGAGCTCATTGCCATCGTCAAGTGtagaagaaaggaggaagaggaggagcaagCCATCAACAGGCAGACTGCTTTGTTCAGCCTCAAGCTGCTCTGCAAAGGTTTTGGCACAGAAAATCCAGCGCCGTTCGTGCCTGTTCTGAAAACTGCCATTGATCTCATTTCttcagagaaggaggaaaaaaatgtgatggGAAGTGCTTTGCTCTGTATAGCTGAGGTCACCTGTACACTGAAAGCCCAAGCGATACCTCAGCTTCCAAG GCTGATGCCAGCACTCTTGAAGACTTTAAAAAGTAAGAAGGAGCTGGTCTCCAATGAGATTTACCTGCTGAGTGCCGTCACTGCTCTGCTAAAGGTTGCAGAAACACTGCCACACTTCCTTAGTCCTTACCTTTTGGAGTGCTTGTTGCAG GTTGTCCGCTTGGAAAAGATTGTGGCCGAGTTCGGTCCTACTTCCCAGATAAGTGTGCGTGTAGCGGCACTGAAAACCATCCTAGCGACAAGGCTGGCCCCCCGAATACTCCTGCCTGCAGTTACCAAGTGCTACAGTGAAGTGCTGCATACCCGCAAG AACTGCCTGGGTCCCCTTATGAACATTTTGAAGGAGCACATTTCTGGCATGGAGAAGGAGCACCTGATCTCCCATCAGCCTGAACTGACAGCATTCTTCATGAAAGTCTTGGACTTCCGAACAGAGCATGCCGAG GATGATTTAGAGGAAGTTGGTAAAATAGAGGCTCACATTATTGACTGTCTAATCAGTATGGTTATGAAACTTTCCGAGGCTTCTTTCAGGCCCCTCTTCTTCAAG CTCTTTGATTGGTCCAAAACAGAGACTACCCTAAGAGACAGGCTGCTGACATTCCACCGAATAGCAGACTGCATTGCAGACAAGCTCAAGGGTCTCTTCACCCTCTTTGCTGGTCATTTAGTGAAGCCCTTTGCTGAGACGCTGAACCAGGTCAACATTTCTAAAACTG ATGAAGCTTTCTTTGACTCTGACAATAACACAGAAAAGAGCTGTCTACTGCTGCAGTTCACCATGGATTGTCTGCACAAGCTCTTCCTGTTTGACACTCAGAAATTCCTGAGtaaagaaagagcagaaactttGATGCAGCCTCTGGTCGATCAG CTAGAAAATGTGCTTGGAGGAGATGAGAAGTTCCAGGAAAGAGTGACAGCACACCTGATACCCTGCATAGCTCAGTTTTCAGTGGCAATGGCAGATGATTCTCTTTGGAAACCACTGAACTACCAGATCCTGCTGAAAACAAGGCACAGTTCTCCTAAG gtCCGATTTGCTGCCCTGCTTGCTTTGATAGAAGTTGCACAAAAACTGAAGGAGAACTACCTGGTCCTGCTACCAGAATCTATTCCATTCTTAGCTGAGCTTATGGAAG atGAATGTGAAGAAGTTGAACAGCAGTGTCAGAAGACAATTCAACAACTGGAAGTCATTTTGGGAGAACCACTCCAAAGCTACTTCTAA